Proteins co-encoded in one Prunus persica cultivar Lovell chromosome G6, Prunus_persica_NCBIv2, whole genome shotgun sequence genomic window:
- the LOC18772984 gene encoding serine carboxypeptidase-like, whose product MASTFSHISLSLLSLLLLPFFSAAFPNNGPLQFSSTPKLQAENFIRDLNLFPIDEINTVPHKTSLDEAFAGPMLVEKQFKMPFLGAASGPSVQELGHHAGYYRLPNSKAARMFYLFFESRTNKNDPVVMWLTGGPGCGSEIAVFYENGPFQIANNLSLAWNDYGWDKASNLLFVDQPIGTGFSYTSDEGDIRHDEEGISNDLYDFLQAFFAQHPQFAKNDFYVTGESYAGHYIPAFASRVHKGNKAKEGMYINFKGFAIGNGLTNPEIQYKAYPDFALQTGLIKKADYDRISTTIPDCEQAIKTCGSEGGEACASSYEVCNSIFEKIINIIGSTNYYDIRKQCEGDMCYDFSNMETFLNKKQVRDALGVGGIDFVSCSSTVYDAMLMDWMRNLEVGIPALLEDGIKVLVYAGEYDLICNWLGNSKWVHAMEWSGQKAFGASSTVPFKVGATEAGLLKSHGPLTLLKVHNAGHMVPMDQPEAALQMLTSWMQGKLAIAESVERIAPK is encoded by the exons atGGCATCTACTTTTTCTCAcatttccctttctcttctttccctcctcctcctgcCATTTTTCTCTGCAGCATTTCCCAACAATGGCCCCCTTCAATTCTCTTCAACCCCGAAACTACAAGCTGAAAATTTCATAAGAGACCTTAACTTGTTCCCCATTGATGAGATCAACACTGTCCCCCACAAGACTTCATTGGATGAGGCTTTTGCTGGTCCTATGCTTGTTGAAAAGCAGTTTAAAATGCCTTTTCTTGGTGCTGCTTCCGGGCCTTCTGTTCAAGAGCTTGGCCACCATGCCGGCTACTATCGCCTTCCCAATTCTAAAGCTGCAAG GATGTTCTACTTGTTCTTTGAATCCAGGACTAACAAGAATGACCCTGTTGTGATGTGGTTGACTGGAGGGCCAGGGTGTGGCAGCGAAATAGCCGTGTTTTATGAAAATGGTCCTTTTCAAATTGCAAACAACTTGTCTCTTGCCTGGAATGACTACGGCTGGGACAAG GCATCCAACCTTCTTTTCGTGGATCAACCCATTGGAACCGGTTTCAGCTATACTTCAGATGAGGGTGACATCCGCCACGACGAAGAAGGCATCAGCAACGACTTGTACGACTTTCTGCAG GCATTTTTTGCTCAGCATCCTCAATTTGCTAAAAATGACTTTTACGTTACTGGAGAATCATATGCTGGGCACTACATTCCTGCATTTGCTTCTCGGGTTCACAAAGGAAACAAAGCAAAGGAAGGAATGTACATAAACTTCAAG GGATTCGCCATAGGTAATGGACTAACCAATCCTGAAATTCAGTACAAGGCCTACCCTGATTTTGCACTGCAGACAGGGTTGATTAAAAAAGCTGACTACGATAGGATTTCTACGACGATTCCAGACTGTGAACAGGCAATTAAAACTTGTG GCTCTGAGGGTGGAGAAGCTTGTGCATCTTCATATGAAGTTTGCAACAGCATATTCGAAAAGATCATTAATATAATTGGTAGTACAAAC TACTATGATATTAGAAAGCAATGTGAAGGGGACATGTGCTATGACTTCTCAAACATGGAGACATTCTTGAACAAGAAACAGGTTAGGGATGCCCTAGGAGTTGGGGGCATAGACTTTGTTTCATGCAGCTCTACGGTATATGACGCTATGCTTATGGACTGGATGAGAAATCTGGAAGTGGGTATTCCTGCCCTTCTTGAAGATGGAATTAAGGTGCTTGTGTATGCTGGGGAATATGATCTCATCTGCAATTGGCTTG GAAATTCAAAGTGGGTTCATGCCATGGAATGGTCTGGTCAGAAAGCATTCGGAGCATCATCAACTGTTCCATTCAAGGTTGGTGCTACAGAAGCAGGACTGCTAAAAAGCCATGGACCTCTAACTCTCCtcaag GTCCATAATGCCGGTCACATGGTTCCAATGGATCAACCAGAAGCCGCATTACAGATGCTGACAAGTTGGATGCAAGGAAAACTGGCCATAGCTGAGTCAGTAGAAAGAATTGCTCCCAAATGA
- the LOC18774262 gene encoding vacuolar protein sorting-associated protein 24 homolog 1: MEKMMNMIKPKPNPQQQLRDWQRKLRQECRNIERQIRDIQREEKSVQKAIKDAAKRNDMGSAKSLAKEIVRSRRTVNRLHENKAQLNSISMHLGESVAIARTVGHLSKSSEVMKLVNNLMKAPEVAVTMQEFSKEMTKAGVIEEMVNDSLDTALDSEDIEDEIEEEVDKVLTSIAGETAAQLPEAVRKERLKQPATAQAAQEEEAIAEGADDEEELEEIRARLAKVRS, translated from the exons atggagaagatgatgaatatgataaagccaaagccaaaccCACAGCAGCAATTGAGAGATTGGCAGCGTAAACTTCGCCAAGAGTGCCGCAACATCGAACGCCAAATTCGAg ATATACAAAGGGAAGAGAAAAGTGTGCAAAAAGCAATTAAAGATGCTGCCAAGAGAAACGACATGGGTTCTGCAAAG TCACTTGCTAAAGAAATTGTGAGATCTAGAAGGACTGTGAACCGTCTTCATGAAAATAAGGCACAACTGAATTCGATATCGATGCACCTTGGGGAGAGTGTTG CTATTGCCCGTACCGTGGGGCATTTATCCAAGAGTTCTGAGGTTATGAAGCTTGTCAATAACCTTATGAAGGCTCCAGAAGTGGCTGTTACAATGCAAGAATTTAGCAAGGAGATGACCAAG GCAGGGGTAATTGAAGAGATGGTGAATGATAGTCTTGACACAGCACTAGACTCGGAGGATATAGAAGATGAGATAGAAGAAGAGGTTGATAAGGTTTTGACTTCTATAGCTGGTGAGACTGCTGCACAGCTTCCAGAAGCAGTCAGGAAGGAGAGGTTGAAGCAACCTGCTACTGCACAAGCTGCACAGGAG GAAGAAGCAATAGCTGAGGGTGCTGATGATGAGGAAGAGTTGGAAGAAATAAGGGCCCGACTTGCAAAAGTTAGGTCATAA
- the LOC18773214 gene encoding uncharacterized protein LOC18773214, whose translation MEAEKPTTMLCTVLAIDHTDFSYRVCSVCERTLPDNPTSLCKFCSVNAFNPRFSRSKRLFRLLMSIASDTKVFTVICFDRAAKVLFGCSADEFFDFAKFHPFAAVNVSRILEGEMFKMTLSKPKNGNAQHLRAVQVIPLRSGFQPAIVTLRELYGVRSS comes from the exons ATGGAAGCCGAAAAGCCAACAACGATGCTGTGCACAGTGCTAGCAATAGACCACACCGACTTCTCTTACAGAGTGTGCTCCGTCTGCGAGAGGACTCTCCCTGACAATCCAACTTCTCTTTGCAAATTCTGCAGCGTCAATGCCTTCAACCCCCGTTTTTCTCGCTCAAAACGCCTCTTCCGCCTTCTT ATGTCAATAGCCTCAGATACAAAGGTGTTTACTGTGATATGTTTTGATAGGGCTGCCAAGGTTCTGTTTGGTTGTTCTGCTGATGAGTTTTTTGACTTTGCCAAGTTTCACCCGTTTGCTG CTGTTAATGTGAGTAGAATTCTGGAGGGAGAGATGTTTAAAATGACACTATCCAAACCAAAGAATGGGAATGCACAACATCTGCGAGCGGTTCAAGTTATTCCATTGAGGTCTGGTTTTCAGCCAGCAATTGTGACGTTGAGGGAATTGTATGGAGTAAGAAGCTCTTGA